A window of Rhodopirellula halodulae contains these coding sequences:
- a CDS encoding adenosylmethionine--8-amino-7-oxononanoate transaminase, translating into MTRSVWRPYCQMKTAPPPMPISATEGCELIGPNGERWIDGMASWWSACHGYNHPHVRSAVTRQLERMPHVMFGGITHEPAERLADRLAALAPGDLNHVFFSDSGSVAVEVAMKMAIGHWRRRGRTSRTKFLAFHNAYHGDTTGAMSLCDPQRSMHARYSDAITQQYHTPLPRDTDSIEVFHRTLEQHANCIAGVFVEPLVQGAGGMRFHNVDTLVRIRDACRQHDVLLIADEIATGFQRTGKMFAVDHTVDLADPVVPDILCLGKALTAGTMSMAVTIARSHVFESFYDDDPSAALMHGPTFMANPLACSAANASLDLFEQNEYDLTGIESVLRERLSPLQKHDNIVEVRCMGAVGVIQFRDPPNMQQVQDELVQRGVWMRPFGDCLYTTPPLCISKEQLSTVCDAMVHAALATQPIGA; encoded by the coding sequence ATGACTCGTTCGGTGTGGCGACCTTATTGCCAAATGAAGACCGCTCCGCCGCCGATGCCGATCAGTGCAACGGAAGGTTGTGAACTCATTGGACCAAACGGCGAACGCTGGATCGACGGCATGGCGTCGTGGTGGTCCGCGTGTCATGGCTACAATCATCCGCATGTTCGATCCGCCGTCACCCGGCAACTGGAACGAATGCCGCATGTGATGTTTGGCGGGATCACTCACGAACCCGCGGAAAGACTGGCTGATCGACTCGCCGCGTTGGCCCCCGGCGATCTGAATCACGTTTTCTTTTCCGACAGTGGATCTGTGGCTGTCGAAGTCGCGATGAAGATGGCGATTGGTCATTGGCGTCGCCGCGGCCGGACCTCCCGGACGAAGTTCTTGGCCTTCCACAATGCCTATCACGGCGACACGACCGGAGCGATGTCGCTCTGCGATCCTCAACGAAGCATGCACGCGAGATACAGCGACGCGATCACGCAGCAATATCACACGCCGTTGCCTAGGGACACCGACTCCATTGAGGTATTCCATCGGACGCTGGAGCAACATGCGAATTGCATCGCGGGGGTGTTCGTTGAGCCTTTGGTGCAAGGCGCGGGAGGCATGCGTTTTCACAATGTGGACACGCTCGTGCGAATTCGCGACGCATGCCGTCAGCACGATGTGCTGTTGATCGCGGACGAAATTGCCACTGGGTTCCAACGCACCGGCAAAATGTTCGCGGTGGACCACACCGTCGATCTTGCGGACCCCGTGGTGCCGGACATCCTTTGCTTGGGCAAAGCGTTGACGGCGGGGACGATGTCCATGGCGGTGACGATCGCTCGCAGCCATGTCTTTGAATCGTTCTACGACGACGATCCGTCCGCGGCATTGATGCACGGTCCGACGTTCATGGCCAATCCGCTTGCGTGTTCAGCAGCCAACGCATCGCTCGATCTGTTCGAGCAAAACGAATATGACCTGACCGGGATAGAGAGTGTGCTGCGCGAGCGATTGTCGCCGCTACAGAAACACGACAACATCGTTGAGGTGCGGTGCATGGGGGCTGTCGGCGTGATCCAGTTCCGTGATCCTCCCAACATGCAACAGGTGCAAGACGAGTTGGTGCAGCGAGGCGTCTGGATGCGGCCCTTTGGCGACTGTCTTTACACCACGCCACCGCTGTGCATTTCCAAGGAACAACTTAGCACTGTTTGCGATGCGATGGTGCATGCCGCTCTCGCGACTCAGCCCATCGGTGCGTGA
- a CDS encoding putative DNA modification/repair radical SAM protein produces the protein MPTQSDIHGKLAILADAAKYDASCASSGSKRESKGGLGSTEGMGICHSYTPDGRCVSLLKILLTNHCIYDCQYCVNRISSDTPRARFTPDQVVKLTMDFYRRNYIEGLFLSSGIIQDSDYTMGQMIEVARKLREDENFRGYIHLKTIPNAADDLIETAGKFADRLSINIELPTVGDLKTLAPEKKRPTIERSMDRIRVKRDETLADRKRGMKASAFVPAGQSTQMIVGATPSTDADILDTASTLYDAHQLRRVYYSAYSPIPHADARLPGKSPPLVREHRLYQADWLIRFYGFDAEELTTGEAKNLDLEIDPKLAWALRNREQFPIDVNLAPREMLLRVPGIGERGAKRILRTRRHHAIRDEDLVRIGIVYKKARPFLITADRHAEPLTLDSVGLRDRLKPKNVQLSLFDALESAATGQV, from the coding sequence ATGCCCACCCAATCGGACATTCATGGAAAATTGGCCATTCTCGCTGATGCAGCGAAATACGACGCGTCGTGCGCCAGCAGTGGCTCCAAACGCGAATCCAAAGGTGGCTTGGGCAGCACGGAGGGGATGGGAATTTGCCACTCCTACACCCCCGATGGCCGATGCGTTTCGCTGCTAAAAATCCTGCTCACCAATCACTGCATCTACGATTGCCAATACTGCGTCAATCGCATCAGCAGTGACACCCCGCGAGCCCGTTTCACTCCGGACCAGGTCGTGAAGTTGACGATGGATTTTTACCGTCGCAACTACATCGAGGGTTTGTTCCTCAGCAGCGGAATCATTCAAGATTCCGACTACACGATGGGGCAAATGATCGAGGTCGCACGCAAGCTTCGAGAAGACGAAAACTTTCGCGGCTACATTCACCTTAAAACGATCCCCAACGCCGCGGATGATTTGATCGAGACCGCCGGGAAGTTTGCCGACCGGCTGAGCATCAACATTGAGCTTCCAACGGTCGGCGATTTGAAAACGTTGGCACCGGAGAAAAAACGCCCGACGATCGAACGATCCATGGATCGAATTCGCGTCAAGCGAGATGAAACACTGGCCGATCGCAAACGCGGCATGAAAGCCAGTGCGTTCGTGCCTGCGGGACAAAGCACACAGATGATTGTCGGTGCGACACCATCGACCGACGCGGACATTCTGGACACGGCATCGACTCTGTACGACGCTCACCAGCTTCGCCGCGTTTACTATTCGGCGTACAGTCCCATCCCTCACGCGGACGCACGGCTACCTGGCAAGTCACCTCCATTGGTCCGCGAACATCGTTTGTACCAAGCCGACTGGTTGATTCGCTTTTACGGTTTTGATGCGGAAGAGCTGACCACGGGCGAAGCGAAAAACTTGGATCTGGAGATCGATCCCAAACTCGCGTGGGCACTTCGCAACCGCGAGCAATTCCCGATCGACGTCAATCTTGCACCTCGTGAGATGTTGCTGCGGGTTCCAGGGATTGGTGAACGTGGGGCAAAACGAATTCTTCGAACACGACGACACCACGCGATTCGAGACGAAGACTTGGTGAGGATTGGGATTGTCTACAAGAAAGCCAGGCCGTTCTTGATCACCGCTGATCGTCACGCCGAACCGTTGACACTCGACAGCGTTGGACTGCGAGATCGGCTGAAGCCCAAGAACGTGCAGCTCAGTCTCTTTGACGCGCTGGAATCCGCCGCGACTGGACAGGTGTGA
- a CDS encoding M48 family metalloprotease produces MSFYVFLLVLVSLCCGSAPGWAEPSFRSVIASVALIAGWTILCHTASRMMVLQVRRGYMRLRDAARMLEIQLDVFRWLGLPVILICLGAFSLAAWAESHPIFGTSMALQAIVLLAPGITILLATWSAEHVFGARLGLTDPSLRNYFASLLSGLRSGPAWLILPTMLFLLLGDLAETVEPFTSNRALPICIGIGIVAVAFALPWLVSKVVRQQPMRAEQRDDIMNWLGRVGMPTSGWSATRVVRWDTNSRVFNALVAGIFRPGRLLLLSDRVLDELTRGQLMMVVMHEVAHVRRWHVPIRMAAVAPAWFVSIWVGSLFQNEAWGATVGGLAGLLLTVGTLSLVAYITEWDADAVACRLAVKASAGEEGLPATEEEAAGMMATALGRVTAGHPAARRASWLHPSLAMRVKRLAKPPRMTLA; encoded by the coding sequence TTGTCGTTCTACGTTTTCTTGCTGGTGCTGGTTTCACTCTGCTGCGGATCCGCTCCCGGTTGGGCTGAACCTTCGTTCCGTTCGGTGATTGCCAGCGTCGCTCTGATCGCCGGATGGACGATTCTCTGTCACACCGCGTCGCGAATGATGGTGTTGCAGGTGCGGCGAGGTTATATGCGTCTGCGTGATGCGGCGCGAATGTTGGAGATCCAATTGGACGTGTTTCGCTGGCTGGGGTTGCCGGTGATCCTGATCTGCCTGGGGGCGTTTTCCCTCGCCGCTTGGGCCGAATCGCATCCGATTTTTGGAACCAGCATGGCGTTGCAGGCCATCGTTTTGTTGGCCCCGGGAATCACCATCTTGCTAGCGACGTGGTCGGCCGAACATGTGTTTGGTGCCCGTTTGGGGCTGACCGATCCATCGCTTCGCAACTACTTCGCCTCGCTGTTGTCTGGTTTGCGAAGTGGACCCGCGTGGTTGATCCTTCCGACCATGTTGTTCTTGTTGCTAGGTGACCTGGCGGAAACCGTTGAACCTTTCACGTCGAACCGGGCGTTGCCGATTTGCATCGGGATCGGGATCGTCGCCGTGGCGTTTGCGCTGCCGTGGTTGGTTTCCAAGGTTGTTCGTCAGCAACCGATGCGGGCGGAACAACGCGATGACATCATGAATTGGCTCGGGCGTGTCGGCATGCCGACGTCCGGTTGGTCAGCGACGCGAGTGGTTCGATGGGACACGAACAGCCGAGTCTTCAACGCGTTGGTGGCTGGCATCTTTCGGCCGGGCCGGTTGCTGTTGCTTTCCGACCGAGTGCTGGATGAACTGACGCGAGGCCAACTGATGATGGTCGTGATGCACGAAGTCGCTCACGTCCGCCGTTGGCACGTCCCGATTCGCATGGCAGCGGTGGCTCCGGCGTGGTTCGTTTCCATTTGGGTTGGATCGCTGTTCCAAAATGAAGCCTGGGGGGCCACCGTCGGTGGGCTCGCAGGATTGCTGTTGACCGTTGGCACCCTGAGCTTGGTCGCATACATCACCGAATGGGACGCGGATGCGGTGGCTTGCCGGTTGGCTGTCAAAGCCTCCGCTGGTGAAGAGGGGTTGCCCGCGACGGAAGAAGAAGCGGCGGGCATGATGGCGACGGCTCTGGGACGCGTTACCGCGGGGCACCCGGCAGCACGACGAGCCAGTTGGCTGCATCCAAGCTTGGCAATGCGAGTCAAACGATTGGCCAAACCGCCTCGCATGACACTGGCGTGA
- a CDS encoding arylsulfatase, translating into MRPTFALASVLAFLAWTVSAPLNDVQASDSQPNIIFVLYDDLGWGDLGCYYQNESKHDRTHQTPHWDAMAAEGLQMRNHYCPAPVCAPSRASLLTGVHQGHAAIRDNQFDKALPNVPTIASVLKSAGYKTALIGKYGLQGNGKSAETWPAYPTKRGFDEFFGYVRHRDGHVHYPADKWPIANSEGHANPVELWHNGEEISSQLKGCYTADLFTAKSKQYLVDHQANSADQPFFLYLAYDTPHAAIQYPAAPYPKGMGVEGGVQWLGEPGNMINTVGPIDSYQHPDYANQGWTDAEIRFATSVRRLDDLMGDLLQTLRDLEMDKDTLVVFSSDNGPHSESYIRNVNYDPTSFQSYGPFDGMKRDCFEGGIRVPTIAWWPGKIAAGIDRNPSQFHDWLTTFADLAGASVPARADGVSLVPTLTGEGEQTPPTTYVEYFNGGKTPNYDDYEPARRGARRGQMQAIFMDGYKGVRHNIQSHADAFEIYDLENDPGEANNLAGTSPKFVQLQQRMHDRVLQLRSVNGSAQRPYDKEPIPSDDSLNADASMRVTYSPTKTRVVSRLDDSQSVNVDVDEIDVEQALRSARQGNVRVQTVVSVEETGRYALHLTASSDAVLRLHDAALIDTTGQSKTDVTVEAYLEAGTHPVDMIVRLAGNDAIPALGLTPLPNEPARKTSKRKKAK; encoded by the coding sequence ATGCGTCCCACCTTTGCACTTGCGTCTGTCCTTGCGTTTCTGGCTTGGACCGTATCAGCCCCGCTGAACGATGTCCAAGCATCGGACTCTCAGCCCAACATCATTTTCGTCTTGTACGACGATTTGGGGTGGGGCGATTTGGGTTGCTACTACCAGAATGAATCGAAGCACGACCGAACGCATCAAACGCCGCATTGGGACGCGATGGCCGCAGAAGGTTTGCAGATGCGCAATCACTACTGTCCCGCGCCGGTCTGTGCTCCTAGTCGAGCTTCTTTGTTGACCGGTGTTCACCAAGGCCACGCCGCCATTCGTGACAACCAATTCGACAAAGCACTTCCCAATGTGCCGACGATCGCTTCCGTGTTGAAGTCGGCCGGTTACAAAACCGCATTGATCGGCAAATACGGGCTGCAAGGAAATGGCAAGAGCGCGGAGACATGGCCCGCGTATCCCACCAAGCGAGGTTTTGACGAATTCTTCGGCTACGTGCGTCACCGCGATGGTCACGTTCATTATCCAGCCGACAAATGGCCGATCGCCAACAGCGAGGGGCACGCCAACCCCGTCGAACTATGGCACAACGGCGAGGAAATCTCGTCTCAATTGAAGGGCTGTTACACGGCCGATTTGTTCACGGCGAAGTCCAAACAGTATCTGGTCGATCACCAAGCCAACTCGGCTGACCAGCCGTTCTTTTTGTATCTGGCCTACGACACACCGCACGCCGCGATCCAATATCCCGCGGCACCGTATCCCAAGGGGATGGGCGTCGAAGGAGGCGTGCAGTGGCTGGGTGAACCCGGCAACATGATCAACACGGTTGGACCAATCGACTCGTATCAACATCCGGACTATGCCAACCAAGGCTGGACCGACGCGGAAATCCGTTTTGCCACCAGCGTCCGACGGTTGGACGATTTGATGGGCGATCTGCTTCAGACCCTTCGTGATTTGGAAATGGACAAGGATACGCTGGTCGTGTTCAGCAGCGACAACGGCCCGCACAGCGAATCATACATTCGCAACGTGAACTACGACCCGACCTCGTTTCAATCGTATGGGCCGTTTGATGGCATGAAACGCGATTGCTTCGAAGGTGGAATTCGCGTTCCCACGATCGCTTGGTGGCCTGGGAAGATCGCCGCGGGGATCGATCGCAACCCAAGTCAATTTCATGACTGGCTGACCACCTTTGCCGATCTCGCCGGTGCATCCGTTCCAGCCCGAGCCGATGGCGTATCATTGGTGCCTACGTTGACGGGTGAAGGCGAGCAGACCCCGCCGACGACCTATGTCGAATATTTCAACGGTGGCAAAACACCGAACTACGACGATTACGAACCAGCTCGTCGAGGAGCCCGTCGAGGGCAAATGCAAGCGATCTTCATGGACGGTTACAAAGGCGTTCGGCACAACATTCAGTCGCACGCGGATGCGTTTGAGATTTACGACTTGGAAAACGATCCTGGTGAAGCGAACAACCTGGCTGGCACGTCGCCGAAATTCGTTCAGTTGCAACAGCGGATGCACGATCGAGTGCTGCAATTGCGATCGGTCAATGGATCCGCCCAACGTCCGTACGACAAAGAGCCCATTCCTTCCGATGATTCGCTGAACGCCGACGCGTCGATGCGGGTGACTTACAGTCCAACCAAAACGCGGGTTGTCTCGCGTTTGGACGACAGCCAATCAGTCAACGTCGACGTGGATGAAATTGATGTTGAACAGGCTTTGCGATCCGCTCGGCAAGGCAATGTGCGTGTGCAAACCGTGGTCTCGGTGGAAGAGACCGGTCGCTACGCATTGCATTTGACGGCATCGTCGGACGCGGTTCTGAGATTGCACGACGCGGCGTTGATCGACACCACCGGACAATCGAAAACCGATGTGACCGTGGAGGCCTATCTGGAAGCGGGAACTCACCCGGTTGACATGATCGTTCGTTTGGCGGGCAATGATGCCATTCCGGCATTGGGACTGACACCGTTGCCGAATGAGCCTGCTCGCAAAACATCCAAGAGAAAGAAAGCCAAATGA